In Helianthus annuus cultivar XRQ/B chromosome 3, HanXRQr2.0-SUNRISE, whole genome shotgun sequence, a single window of DNA contains:
- the LOC110932032 gene encoding calphotin-like: MVSSSDTGVSDTLDPMATVSDDEIPSEGEVYTWDTTSTDDDDFQPFALPDFGDEVQPADGIPAGDLPLAEIPAPVPLAAFPVEDLLLDVMADDDIDLFVEGPPEDDHEGGAPIADDAIIPVAEAPVEEAPADSPGPDSFESVAFASLHDQGVQHYFPDADSDVAMSAVPGPPHKFEFDHEFEDDFDPVFPPDFDPDHEIEFIPVDQHLEAPVAPIDQLPDIPADFDMDFVDPEPVIAPDPVPVHDPVVADAPALAPPIVDIPIVAPPVVDVPIADTPLPDPVPAFVDRAPLAAHIDPHYADTRNGWIEDDDDYPPFVLPVTPPVAPVSAPIDVPSFHPHIADVHRTDLPITFLQDIPLPRLGEGSSRQQPAFVPLVSSSVPLMSQFPHTAPSFVPSGEPFLWSSPNVMPLSDPYHPFHVGYTTEAILASLQMQQDALSRRIQELERTPRPPPCHCQTPFAAPHAPLPLPPDSDVRFLTPEQQIGYLLRVIHALEEDWVHMHRLLFSYLPPPPLPSA, encoded by the coding sequence atgGTTTCCTCTTCCGATACTGGAGTATCAGATACATTGGACCCCATGGCGACTGTATCAGACGATGAGATACCATCCGAGGGAGAGGTTTACACGTGGGATACCACGAGCACGGATGACGATGATTTTCAGCCTTTCGCTCTGCCCGACTTCGGGGATGAGGTTCAGCCCGCTGATGGCATTCCTGCTGGGGATCTACCTCTTGCTGAGATCCCTGCTCCTGTTCCACTTGCCGCATTTCCCGTAGAGGATTTGCTACTCGATGTTATGGCTGATGACGACATCGATCTTTTCGTTGAGGGTCCCCCTGAGGACGACCATGAGGGTGGGGCCCCGATTGCTGATGATGCCATCATTCCTGTTGCTGAGGCTCCTGTGGAGGAGGCTCCTGCTGATTCACCTGGCCCAGACTCGTTTGAGTCTGTGGCATTCGCTTCTTTGCACGACCAGGGCGTACAACACTACTTTCCTGACGCTGACTCAGATGTAGCGATGTCAGCTGTACCTGGTCCACCTCACAAGTTTGAGTTTGATCATGAGTTCGAGGACGATTTTGATCCAGTTTTTCCTCCTGATTTCGATCCCGATCACGAGATCGAGTTTATTCCTGTTGACCAGCACTTGGAGGCACCAGTGGCTCCCATTGATCAGCTTCCTGATATACCTGCCGACTTTGATATGGACTTTGTCGACCCTGAGCCTGTTATTGCTCCTGATCCTGTACCGGTGCACGACCCTGTTGTTGCGGATGCACCAGCACTTGCACCACCTATTGTTGATATTCCCATTGTTGCACCACCAGTGGTGGATGTTCCTATTGCTGATACACCCCTGCCTGATCCCGTGCCGGCATTTGTTGACCGTGCACCTTTGGCCGCTCACATCGATCCCCATTATGCTGACACCCGTAATGGGTGGATCGAGGATGATGATGACTACCCTCCGTTTGTGCTACCAGTCACTCCTCCTGTAGCACCTGTTTCCGCACCTATTGATGTTCCGTCTTTCCACCCACATATCGCTGATGTCCATCGCACTGATCTTCCTATCACATTCCTCCAGGATATTCCTCTACCTCGTCTTGGAGAGGGTTCATCGAGGCAGCAGCCTGCTTTTGTTCCACTTGTATCATCATCTGTTCCATTAATGTCCCAGTTCCCTCACACTGCACCATCTTTTGTACCTTCGGGCGAGCCGTTTCTGTGGTCTTCGCCCAATGTTATGCCGTTATCAGACCCGTATCACCCGTTCCATGTTGGATACACTACAGAGGCCATACTTGCATCCCTGCAGATGCAGCAGGATGCACTAAGTCGTCGCATTCAGGAGTTAGAGAGGACTCCACGTCCTCCCCCGTGTCACTGTCAGACTCCTTTTGCCGCACCGCACGCTCCCCTCCCACTACCCCCTGATTCAGATGTTCGTTTCCTTACACCTGAGCAGCAGATTGGCTATTTGTTGCGCGTTATTCATGCCCTTGAGGAGGATTGGGTGCACATGCACCGTTTGCTTTTCTCTTATCTTCCTCCTCCCCCTCTGCCATCAGCGTAG